In a genomic window of Roseiflexus castenholzii DSM 13941:
- a CDS encoding copper resistance CopC/CopD family protein, translated as MSSDPEIKIARLRWSACAALRRSVIGVIALLMLFTTVAYAHPQIVSAEPVPDARLNTAPPFVRIKFNEPIEESFASVQVLDATGRAVDRGDGGRASDDPRALHVSLPPLDPGVYTVAWQAVGRDGHLVKGYFVFTIAGALPSQPSASVLTPRPTDAPLFAGDESEAPLLPSGSTTAPPVDPLALLRSMMLIGAVLAIGGQVFRSVALTPGGGRLAAQMHGLISGALVLLLVATLLFFIAHAGAIAGVTTPEALITVARDTRAGQALIGRMALTLAFLIILRHSGLWARAGSVAIGGLILLTFSISGHAAATMQPFIAIMIDWVHLAAATIWVGGLTALTLALIQNNRDAPDPQAMSRSLIRFSWLALASVGALTISGALAACSYLNAVGDLWQTDYGRALLAKIVLFAILIGFGAYHLALTRAHTTERLTMSAIALAQRMRRSLPLEAAIATLVVGIAGVLTSLPHPVAAPTAPPVVSATPLAAEPASAIVEQTATPDEPTPSLPQPFTATQSAGDLRVALRVEPAIIGSNLMRITVTDAANKPRDVQRVRVMLRLNDRDIGETSVIAEPDGLGRYIVRNQMLGIAGIWRVQVQVRRIDADDVTADFLLPIRR; from the coding sequence ATGTCATCCGACCCTGAAATCAAAATCGCCAGACTGCGCTGGAGCGCCTGCGCCGCACTGCGCCGATCCGTGATCGGCGTGATTGCACTGCTGATGCTGTTCACAACGGTCGCCTATGCCCATCCGCAGATTGTGTCGGCGGAACCGGTCCCCGATGCCCGGCTCAACACTGCGCCCCCTTTCGTGCGGATTAAGTTCAACGAACCAATCGAGGAATCGTTCGCGTCGGTGCAGGTTCTCGACGCAACGGGGCGCGCCGTTGATCGCGGCGATGGCGGTCGGGCATCGGACGATCCGCGGGCATTGCACGTCAGCCTGCCGCCGCTCGATCCCGGCGTCTATACGGTAGCATGGCAGGCAGTGGGGCGTGATGGGCATCTGGTGAAGGGATATTTCGTGTTTACCATTGCCGGCGCGCTCCCATCGCAACCCTCTGCGTCCGTTCTCACGCCGCGGCCGACCGACGCTCCGCTGTTCGCGGGCGATGAATCGGAAGCGCCACTTCTTCCGTCCGGTTCGACGACGGCGCCACCGGTTGATCCGCTGGCACTGCTGCGTAGCATGATGCTGATCGGCGCGGTGCTGGCAATCGGCGGACAGGTTTTTCGTTCAGTGGCGCTGACGCCGGGCGGTGGGCGACTGGCGGCGCAGATGCATGGTTTGATCAGCGGAGCGCTGGTGCTGCTGCTGGTTGCCACACTCCTCTTCTTTATCGCGCACGCCGGCGCAATCGCCGGTGTGACAACGCCGGAAGCACTCATCACCGTGGCGCGGGATACCCGCGCGGGGCAGGCGCTTATTGGACGGATGGCGCTGACTCTGGCGTTCCTCATCATCCTGCGGCACTCCGGTCTCTGGGCGCGCGCAGGAAGCGTGGCGATTGGCGGATTGATCCTGTTGACCTTTTCGATCAGCGGGCATGCCGCAGCAACGATGCAGCCATTCATAGCGATCATGATCGACTGGGTGCATCTGGCGGCAGCAACCATCTGGGTTGGCGGGTTGACGGCGCTGACGCTTGCGCTGATCCAGAACAATCGAGACGCGCCCGATCCACAGGCGATGAGTCGCTCACTCATCCGCTTTTCATGGCTTGCGCTTGCGTCCGTTGGGGCATTGACGATCAGTGGCGCCCTGGCTGCGTGTTCCTATCTAAACGCTGTCGGCGACCTGTGGCAGACTGACTACGGACGCGCACTGCTGGCAAAGATCGTATTGTTTGCGATCCTTATTGGCTTTGGTGCATATCATCTGGCATTGACGCGCGCGCATACAACAGAGCGCCTGACAATGTCGGCAATCGCGCTGGCGCAACGGATGCGCCGCTCACTTCCACTCGAAGCAGCAATCGCCACGCTTGTGGTCGGTATCGCCGGGGTACTGACGAGCCTGCCACATCCGGTTGCTGCACCGACGGCGCCGCCGGTTGTTTCCGCCACTCCTCTCGCTGCTGAACCAGCAAGCGCCATCGTGGAGCAAACCGCCACGCCGGACGAACCCACGCCGTCTCTGCCACAGCCATTCACCGCCACACAGTCGGCGGGCGATCTGCGCGTCGCGCTTCGGGTCGAACCCGCCATCATCGGGAGCAACCTGATGCGCATCACCGTCACCGACGCAGCGAACAAACCGCGCGACGTGCAACGTGTCAGAGTGATGCTCCGTCTTAACGACAGAGACATTGGCGAAACTTCTGTTATCGCTGAGCCGGACGGTTTGGGAAGGTACATCGTTCGCAACCAGATGCTCGGTATTGCGGGCATATGGCGGGTGCAGGTGCAGGTGCGGCGTATCGACGCCGATGATGTCACGGCTGACTTCCTGTTACCGATCCGCAGGTAG
- a CDS encoding copper resistance CopC family protein, with amino-acid sequence MPSFLRLKPMIAMLTLLSLMFISASRALAHADYVSSEPPANGTVTSAPERVIIVFSQELKPEGNTIRVTDARGNQVDRGDTTLDRNDPNRKTLIVSLSPGLSDGVYTVNWKNASTDGHSETGRFRFTINTGTTPAATPLPATSGEEMPGLALLAVGSGALLIGWALRRRVWQR; translated from the coding sequence ATGCCATCATTTCTTCGCCTCAAGCCCATGATCGCCATGCTGACCCTGCTGTCGCTGATGTTCATCAGTGCGAGTCGGGCGCTGGCGCATGCTGATTATGTTTCATCCGAACCGCCAGCCAACGGAACGGTCACCTCAGCGCCAGAGCGTGTCATCATCGTCTTTTCGCAGGAATTGAAGCCGGAAGGCAACACGATTCGCGTCACCGATGCGCGCGGCAATCAGGTTGATCGCGGTGATACAACGCTGGATCGGAATGACCCGAACCGCAAAACGCTCATTGTGTCGCTCAGCCCCGGTCTGAGTGATGGAGTCTACACGGTGAACTGGAAGAACGCCAGTACCGACGGGCATAGTGAGACCGGACGCTTCCGGTTTACGATCAATACCGGCACAACGCCAGCGGCCACACCGCTGCCTGCTACATCCGGCGAGGAGATGCCCGGGCTGGCACTGCTTGCAGTTGGTTCAGGGGCGTTGTTGATCGGATGGGCGCTGCGTCGCCGTGTCTGGCAACGGTGA
- a CDS encoding protein-methionine-sulfoxide reductase heme-binding subunit MsrQ — protein MKRYIVQDAYHPSIRNWLQKNWVHFVHLAGLAPLALLAWDALNGNLTINPIQYLTQRTGYAAIILLVVSLVCTPLSVVSGWKRILTLRRPFGLYGFFYAALHMLIFTALDFGLNIPLIAQEIAEKRYILVGAMALLLLAPLALTSTKEWQRWLGRSWKRLHRLVYLAVPLAIVHYAWAQKSDIRQPLILGVLVAVLLILRLPVIRRGIEVRRRASGDAPAVDGSQRTSAGGASRTR, from the coding sequence ATGAAACGATACATCGTTCAGGATGCATATCATCCATCCATACGCAACTGGCTGCAAAAGAACTGGGTCCACTTTGTGCATCTTGCGGGCCTGGCGCCGCTCGCGCTGCTGGCATGGGATGCGCTCAACGGGAACCTGACGATCAATCCCATCCAGTATCTGACGCAGCGCACCGGCTACGCGGCGATCATCTTGTTGGTTGTGTCGCTCGTCTGTACGCCGCTGAGTGTCGTGAGCGGATGGAAGCGCATCCTTACCCTGCGTCGCCCTTTTGGACTGTATGGCTTTTTCTATGCTGCCCTGCACATGCTGATCTTCACCGCGCTCGATTTCGGACTCAATATCCCCCTGATTGCTCAGGAAATTGCCGAGAAGCGATATATCCTCGTCGGCGCAATGGCGCTCCTGCTTCTGGCGCCACTGGCGCTGACTTCGACAAAAGAGTGGCAGCGGTGGTTGGGTCGATCCTGGAAGCGTCTGCATCGCCTGGTGTACCTGGCAGTTCCGCTGGCGATTGTCCACTATGCCTGGGCGCAGAAGAGCGATATTCGCCAGCCGCTGATCCTTGGGGTGCTGGTGGCGGTCCTGCTGATCCTGCGTCTGCCGGTGATACGCCGCGGGATCGAGGTGCGACGGCGGGCATCTGGTGATGCTCCTGCTGTCGATGGGAGCCAGCGCACATCGGCCGGTGGCGCTTCTCGCACCAGATGA
- a CDS encoding DUF6174 domain-containing protein: MAPFFRKIWLLTAVLLLAGVCGITSVIAVGRTSAAPDAALLDARARWNKRPFDAYRMQLRDRGCRMEVDVHAERVQKTRYATRPCEQPPVAVRDLFDLVERHGSVRRTCVSRGCACDDVLSVRVDYHPNLGYPQTIEITLTPTPNWRHADFWQAVWETRSLDACNDLPVGSRVLTVVALTPLP, encoded by the coding sequence ATGGCGCCTTTCTTCCGCAAGATTTGGTTACTGACTGCCGTGTTGTTGCTTGCAGGCGTCTGTGGCATCACCAGTGTGATCGCCGTTGGTCGCACATCGGCGGCGCCGGATGCTGCTCTGCTCGATGCACGCGCCCGGTGGAATAAGCGTCCCTTCGATGCCTATCGCATGCAGTTGCGTGATCGCGGGTGCCGGATGGAAGTCGATGTTCATGCCGAACGGGTGCAGAAAACGCGCTACGCGACGCGACCGTGCGAGCAACCGCCGGTTGCCGTGCGCGATCTGTTCGACCTGGTCGAGCGGCATGGAAGCGTGCGCCGCACCTGTGTTTCACGTGGGTGCGCCTGTGATGATGTGCTCTCAGTGCGCGTCGATTATCATCCGAACCTCGGTTATCCGCAGACTATCGAAATTACGCTGACCCCCACACCGAACTGGCGTCATGCCGATTTCTGGCAGGCGGTATGGGAAACGCGCAGCCTGGACGCCTGCAACGACCTGCCCGTTGGCAGTCGCGTCCTGACGGTGGTTGCGCTGACGCCGCTTCCCTGA
- a CDS encoding class II aldolase/adducin family protein: protein MPLKELPLSTLEDIMVQIGEAGRRMAEIGASEGAAGNISVYAGRSLEVQSVFPLVEEIELPTAAPALAGGWLLATGSGTRLREIYDHPLENLGVVQIEADGTHARLYTAPSRLFTRLTSELNSHLAVHNDQVAATGSRYSALVHAQPLHLTYLSHISRYRDPVELNRRLFRWQPEMIMIFPQGVAVLPFILPGSAELMRATAAALHTHRLVVWSKHGVMAHSEVSVKRAADLIEYLETSAHYEVLNLIAGEPADGLQPDEIRAIARALGIASPMVGEARGARRGGEE from the coding sequence ATGCCGCTTAAAGAACTGCCACTTTCAACTCTTGAGGACATCATGGTACAGATTGGCGAGGCAGGACGGCGGATGGCAGAGATCGGCGCCAGCGAAGGAGCAGCCGGCAATATTTCAGTGTATGCCGGCCGGTCGTTGGAGGTGCAGTCGGTTTTCCCGCTGGTTGAAGAGATCGAGTTGCCGACCGCCGCACCCGCGCTGGCAGGCGGCTGGCTTCTGGCAACCGGCTCCGGTACGCGGTTGCGAGAAATCTATGACCACCCCCTGGAGAATCTTGGTGTGGTGCAGATAGAGGCGGATGGAACGCATGCTCGATTGTATACCGCTCCTTCGCGCCTGTTTACCCGTCTCACGAGCGAACTCAATTCGCACCTGGCGGTGCACAATGATCAGGTTGCCGCCACCGGCTCCCGGTACAGCGCGCTGGTGCATGCGCAACCGTTACATCTGACTTATCTCAGCCACATTTCGCGCTACCGTGACCCTGTGGAACTGAATCGTCGCCTCTTCCGCTGGCAGCCAGAGATGATTATGATTTTCCCGCAAGGCGTCGCCGTTCTACCCTTCATTCTGCCCGGATCGGCGGAGTTGATGAGGGCGACGGCGGCAGCGCTGCACACCCATCGTCTGGTCGTCTGGAGCAAGCACGGTGTCATGGCGCACTCGGAGGTTTCGGTGAAGCGTGCTGCTGATCTGATCGAATACCTGGAAACGAGTGCTCATTACGAGGTGCTCAACCTGATCGCGGGTGAACCCGCCGATGGATTGCAACCCGACGAAATCCGCGCCATTGCGCGCGCGCTGGGGATTGCGTCTCCGATGGTCGGAGAGGCACGAGGCGCGAGGCGCGGAGGGGAAGAGTGA